From Mus musculus strain C57BL/6J chromosome 8, GRCm38.p6 C57BL/6J, a single genomic window includes:
- the Tmed6 gene encoding transmembrane emp24 domain-containing protein 6 precursor: protein MFPLLLVAELVVLSLVTSVKSQETDPLHGSKDQPLFRGADRNDFAIVVSPGAIECFWQFADQMGYLYFSYEVQRILGMSHDRHIVATAHTPQGFLIDTSQDVRGQINFATQETGFYQLCLKNEQNRFSSIQVYLNFGVFYEGPEVDHKQSQRKQLNDTLDAIKDSTQRVENQVFHMWRFYNYARMRKVADFFLLQSNYTYVNWWSTAQSLAIVLSGALQLYFLKRLFTASTTDTKKPRC from the exons ATGTTCCCTTTGCTCCTCGTGGCTGAGCTGGTAGTTCTGAGCCTCGTGACTTCTGTTAAGAGCCAGGAGACAGATCCCCTACACGGCTCCAAGGACCAGCCACTCTTCCGTGGAGCTGATCGGAATGACTTTGCCATCGTGGTCTCTCCAGGAGCCATCGAATGTTTCTGGCAATTTGCTGACCAGATGGGATACCTCTACTTCAGCTACGAG GTTCAGCGCATTCTCGGGATGTCACATGACCGCCACATTGTTGCCACGGCACATACCCCGCAGGGTTTCCTTATTGACACTTCCCAGGATGTAAGGGGCCAGATTAACTTTGCTACACAAGAAACAG GCTTCTATCAGCTTTGTCTAAAAAATGAGCAGAATCGCTTCAGTTCTATACAAGTGTATCTCAACTTCGGAGTCTTCTATGAGGGGCCCGAGGTGGATCACAAGCAGAGTCAAAGGAAGCAACTGAACGACACTCTGGATGCGATTAAG GACAGCACACAAAGGGTGGAGAACCAAGTTTTCCACATGTGGCGCTTCTACAACTATGCCAGGATGAGAAAAGTGGCTGACTTCTTCCTCCTGCAGTCTAACTACACCTATGTGAACTGGTGGTCCACAGCTCAGAGCCTTGCTATTGTTCTTTCCGGGGCCCTCCAGCTCTATTTCTTGAAAAGACTTTTTACTGCTTCAACTACTGACACAAAGAAGCCAAGATGCTAA
- the Pdf gene encoding peptide deformylase, mitochondrial — MLLLGRLPRPAWVPGSRAQRCSSLAALEGPARTRSYWRYLRRLVCGAPQPPYAHVCQVGDPVLRVVAAPVEPEQLAGPELQRLVGRMVQVMRRRGCVGLSAPQLGVPLQVLALEFPDKLLRAFSPRLRELRQMEPFPLRVLVNPSLRVLDSRLVTFPEGCESVAGFLACVPRFQAVQISGLDPKGEPVVWSASGWTARIIQHEMDHLQGCLFIDKMDSGTFTNLHWMEVND; from the exons ATGTTGCTGCTGGGCAGGCTGCCGCGGCCGGCGTGGGTTCCGGGGAGCCGGGCGCAGAGGTGCAGCTCCTTGGCCGCCTTGGAGGGCCCGGCGCGCACGCGCTCCTACTGGCGGTACCTCAGGCGCCTTGTATGTGGCGCGCCGCAGCCGCCATACGCGCACGTGTGCCAGGTCGGGGACCCGGTGCTGCGCGTCGTGGCGGCCCCGGTGGAACCCGAGCAGCTAGCGGGGCCGGAGCTGCAGCGGCTGGTGGGGCGGATGGTGCAGGTAATGCGACGGCGTGGCTGTGTGGGCCTTAGTGCGCCGCAGCTCGGGGTGCCGCTGCAAGTGTTGGCGCTCGAGTTCCCGGACAAGCTCCTCCGAGCCTTCTCACCGCGCCTGCGCGAACTGCGTCAGATGGAACCCTTCCCACTTCGGGTGCTGGTGAACCCCAGTCTGAGAGTGTTGGACAGCCGCTTGGTCACCTTCCCCGAGGGCTGCGAGAGTGTCGCCGGCTTTCTGGCGTGTGTGCCTCGCTTCCAAGCCGTGCAGATCTCAG GACTGGACCCAAAAGGAGAGCCAGTGGTGTGGTCGGCAAGTGGTTGGACAGCTCGAATCATCCAGCATGAGATGGATCACTTGCAGGGCTGCTTGTTCATCGACAAAATGGACAGTGGGACATTTACCAATCTCCACTGGATGGAGGTGAATGACTAA
- the Nip7 gene encoding 60S ribosome subunit biogenesis protein NIP7 homolog isoform 2 (isoform 2 is encoded by transcript variant 2) — translation MRPLTEEETRVMFEKIAKYIGENLQLLVDRPDGTYCFRLHNDRVYYVSEMMLKLAANISGDKLVSLGTCFGKFTKTHKFRLHVTALDYLAPYAKGFGVAAKSTQDCRKVDPMAIVVFHQADIGEYVRHEETLT, via the exons ATGAGGCCCTTGACTGAAGAAGAGACCCGGGTCATGTTTGAGAAGATCGCGAAGTA CATCGGAGAGAACCTTCAACTCCTAGTGGACAGACCCGACGGCACGTACTGTTTCCGGCTGCACAACGACCGAGTGTACTATGTGAG TGAGATGATGCTGAAGCTGGCCGCCAACATCTCCGGAGACAAGCTCGTGTCGCTGGGGACGTGTTTTGGGAAGTTTACCAAGACCCACAAGTTCCGCTTGCACGTGACAGCTCTGGATTACCTGGCCCCCTATGCCAAG GGTTTTGGGGTGGCAGCAAAGTCTACCCAAGACTGCCGAAAAGTGGACCCCATGGCAATTGTGGTGTTCCACCAAGCAGACATTGGGGAGTACGTACGCCATGAAGAGACACTGACTTAG
- the Nip7 gene encoding 60S ribosome subunit biogenesis protein NIP7 homolog isoform 1 (isoform 1 is encoded by transcript variant 1), with amino-acid sequence MRPLTEEETRVMFEKIAKYIGENLQLLVDRPDGTYCFRLHNDRVYYVSEMMLKLAANISGDKLVSLGTCFGKFTKTHKFRLHVTALDYLAPYAKYKVWVKPGAEQSFLYGNHVLKSGLGRITENTSQYQGVVVYSMADIPLGFGVAAKSTQDCRKVDPMAIVVFHQADIGEYVRHEETLT; translated from the exons ATGAGGCCCTTGACTGAAGAAGAGACCCGGGTCATGTTTGAGAAGATCGCGAAGTA CATCGGAGAGAACCTTCAACTCCTAGTGGACAGACCCGACGGCACGTACTGTTTCCGGCTGCACAACGACCGAGTGTACTATGTGAG TGAGATGATGCTGAAGCTGGCCGCCAACATCTCCGGAGACAAGCTCGTGTCGCTGGGGACGTGTTTTGGGAAGTTTACCAAGACCCACAAGTTCCGCTTGCACGTGACAGCTCTGGATTACCTGGCCCCCTATGCCAAG TATAAAGTGTGGGTAAAGCCGGGAGCAGAGCAGTCCTTCTTGTATGGAAACCATGTGTTGAAATCCGGTCTGGGTCGAATTACTGAGAACACATCTCAGTACCAGGGAGTGGTTGTCTATTCCATGGCGGACATTCCTCTG GGTTTTGGGGTGGCAGCAAAGTCTACCCAAGACTGCCGAAAAGTGGACCCCATGGCAATTGTGGTGTTCCACCAAGCAGACATTGGGGAGTACGTACGCCATGAAGAGACACTGACTTAG
- the Cog8 gene encoding conserved oligomeric Golgi complex subunit 8 has translation MAAALPLQPSTTASATTTATAVALGEVEDEGLLASLFRDRFPEAQWREKPDVGRYLRELSGSGLDRLRREPERLAEERAQRLQQTRDLAFANYKTFIRGAECTERIHRLFGDVEASLGRLLDRLPRFQQSCRNFVKEAEEISSSRRMNTLTLNRHTEILEILEIPQLMDTCVRNSYHEEALELAAYVRRLERKYSSIPVIQGIVNEVRQSMQLMLSQLIQQLRTNIQLPACLRVIGYLRRMDVFTEAELRVKFLQARDAWLRSILTAIPNDDPYFHITKTIEACRVHLFDIITQYRAIFSDEDPLLPPAMGEYTVNEGAIFHGWVLQKISQFLQVLETDLYRGIGGRLDSLLGQCMYFGLSFSRVGADFRGQLAPVFQRVAISTFQKAVEEAVEKFQDEMTSYTLISTAAILGSSNTPATVPATQPGTLQPPMVLLDFPPLACFLNNILVAFNDLRLCCPVALAQDVTGTLENALTKVTKTILAFHRAEEAVFSSGEHEIFVQFCTAFLEDLVPYLNRCLQVLFPPAQIAQTLGISPTQLSKHGNLGHVNISAIQEPLAFILPKRETVFCLDEQELGPDLVAPAPELPAEQRSMEPVTEKREPGEPLPQEPMEGEPLPAEPPSEGGAIGSVPCPQPGEQP, from the exons ATGGCGGCCGCTCtccctctccagccctccacGACCGCTTCGGCCACGACGACAGCCACGGCCGTCGCGCTGGGGGAGGTGGAAGATGAGGGCCTCCTGGCGTCGCTATTCCGGGACCGCTTCCCCGAAGCTCAGTGGCGTGAGAAGCCCGACGTGGGCCGCTACCTCCGGGAGCTGAGCGGCTCCGGGCTGGACCGGCTGCGGCGCGAACCCGAGCGCTTGGCGGAAGAGCGGGCCCAGCGGCTGCAGCAGACGCGCGACCTGGCTTTCGCCAACTACAAGACGTTCATTCGCGGGGCCGAGTGCACCGAGCGCATCCACCGGCTCTTCGGCGACGTGGAGGCGTCCCTCGGGCGCCTGCTCGACCGTCTGCCCCGCTTCCAGCAGAGCTGCAG GAACTTTGTGAAGGAAGCTGAGGAGATCAGCTCCAGCCGCCGCATGAACACGCTGACTCTAAACCGGCACACAGAAATCCTGGAGATTTTAGAGATACCCCAGCTTATGGACACGTGTGTCCGAAACAGCTATCATGAAGAGGCGCTGGAGCTTGCCGCCTATGTACGGCGACTGGAAAGGAAGTACTCCTCCATCCCCGTTATCCAG GGCATTGTGAATGAAGTGCGCCAGTCCATGCAGCTGATGCTAAGCCAGCTGATCCAACAACTGAGGACTAACATCCAGCTCCCAGCCTGCCTCCGTGTCATAGGCTATCTTCGGCGCATGGATGTCTTCACTGAGGCTGAGTTGAGGGTGAAATTTCTTCAGGCTCGGGATGCTTGGCTCCGCTCCATCCTGACTGCCATCCCTAATGATGATCCTTACTTCCACATCACAAAAACCATTGAGGCTTGCCGGGTCCATCTCTTTGATATCATCACCCAGTACCGTGCTATTTTCTCAGATGAGGACCCCCTGCTGCCACCTGCCATGGGCGAGTACACTGTGAATGAGGGTGCCATCTTCCATGGATGGGTGCTGCAGAAAATCTCACAGTTCCTGCAGGTGCTAGAGACTGACCTTTACCGGGGTATAGGAGGCCGCTTGGACTCTCTGCTTGGCCAGTGCATGTACTTTGGGCTGTCCTTTAGCCGGGTGGGGGCTGATTTCCGCGGCCAGTTGGCTCCTGTTTTCCAGAGGGTGGCAATCAGCACTTTCCAGAAAGCAGTTGAAGAAGCAGTGGAGAAATTCCAGGATGAAATGACTTCATACACCCTCATCTCGACTGCAGCCATCCTGGGCAGCAGTAACACGCCTGCCACAGTACCAGCCACACAACCAGGCACGCTGCAGCCACCGATGGTGCTCTTAGACTTCCCGCCTCTTGCCTGTTTCCTCAACAACATTTTGGTTGCTTTCAATGATTTACGTCTCTGTTGCCCTGTGGCTCTAGCACAGGATGTGACTGGGACCTTGGAAAATGCCCTTACCAAG GTAACCAAAACAATTCTGGCATTCCATCGAGCCGAAGAGGCTGTGTTCAGCAGTGGGGAGCATGAGATCTTTGTCCAGTTCTGCACTGCCTTCCTGGAAGACCTTGTTCCTTATTTGAACCGCTGTCTTCAAGTCCTTTTCCCACCAGCTCAGATAGCCCAGACTTTAG GCATTTCACCCACCCAGCTCTCTAAGCACGGAAACCTTGGACACGTGAACATCAGCGCCATCCAGGAACCTCTCGCCTTTATTTTGCCTAAGAGAGAAACAGTTTTCTGTTTAGATGAGCAGGAGCTGGGGCCGGACCTCGTGGCCCCAGCTCCAGAGCTCCCTGCGGAGCAGCGGAGCATGGAGCCTGTAACAGAGAAGAGGGAACCAGGGGAGCCGCTGCCTCAGGAGCCCATGGAGGGGGAGCCGCTGCCAGCCGAGCCACCGAGTGAGGGAGGAGCCATAGGCAGTGTCCCCTGCCCGCAGCCTGGGGAGCAGCCCTGA